The following proteins come from a genomic window of Proteinivorax hydrogeniformans:
- a CDS encoding ribonuclease III domain-containing protein yields the protein MNKNKLQKEVPVIALAFVGDAVFDTYIRTMLINKGKFKPSLLHKRASSFSKASAQSKAYLNIRKILEAEEEEIAKRGRNAKTNTMAKNASVADYKNATALETLIGYLHLTDQNERINLIMDKIVSEIEK from the coding sequence TTGAATAAAAACAAACTGCAAAAAGAGGTTCCGGTAATAGCGCTGGCGTTTGTGGGCGATGCTGTATTTGACACGTATATCCGGACCATGTTGATAAATAAGGGTAAGTTTAAACCTAGCTTACTTCATAAGAGAGCTAGCTCTTTTTCAAAAGCTTCAGCACAATCTAAAGCATACCTTAATATCAGAAAAATCCTTGAAGCTGAGGAAGAAGAGATAGCTAAGAGAGGAAGAAATGCCAAAACTAATACAATGGCGAAAAATGCGTCTGTAGCAGACTACAAAAATGCTACCGCACTAGAAACGCTTATAGGCTATCTTCATCTTACCGATCAAAACGAGCGGATAAACCTGATAATGGACAAAATCGTATCAGAAATAGAAAAATAG
- the pssA gene encoding CDP-diacylglycerol--serine O-phosphatidyltransferase produces MFKRIVPSLFTLGNLVFGLIALLYIINGDPARGSAFILVGMLLDGLDGKVARFLGVSSEFGKQLDSLSDMVTFGVAPAFLTYELALEIYGIYGLAICFAFPIAGAIRLARFNVIAEETPSGFFIGMPITIAGGILTIVVLFDIFPQLFVLGAVLFLAYMMISSTKYPDFKTVGIPKWAQLLLVLVILLIVFYFKIPELIFLPITIYILLGLKERLETILQWYKRKRVCRSE; encoded by the coding sequence GTGTTCAAACGAATTGTACCAAGCCTCTTTACCTTAGGTAACTTGGTTTTTGGACTTATAGCGCTGCTTTATATCATAAACGGTGACCCTGCCCGAGGTTCAGCTTTTATATTAGTGGGTATGCTGTTAGATGGACTAGATGGGAAAGTAGCGCGCTTTTTAGGTGTCAGTAGTGAGTTCGGCAAACAGTTAGATTCCCTTTCGGACATGGTTACCTTCGGAGTTGCCCCGGCGTTTTTGACCTATGAACTAGCATTAGAAATATATGGCATATACGGGCTGGCGATATGTTTTGCTTTTCCAATAGCTGGCGCAATCCGGTTAGCCCGGTTTAACGTAATAGCAGAAGAAACCCCGTCGGGATTTTTTATCGGGATGCCTATCACCATAGCTGGTGGAATCTTAACCATTGTAGTATTATTCGATATATTTCCACAGCTATTTGTTTTAGGGGCGGTGCTATTTTTAGCATATATGATGATATCAAGCACAAAGTACCCGGACTTTAAAACAGTTGGAATCCCAAAATGGGCACAGCTCTTACTTGTATTAGTGATACTTTTGATAGTTTTTTACTTTAAGATTCCCGAACTAATATTTTTGCCTATTACCATATACATTCTTTTGGGACTAAAGGAACGTCTTGAAACTATTTTGCAGTGGTATAAACGTAAAAGAGTTTGTAGAAGTGAGTGA
- a CDS encoding PIN/TRAM domain-containing protein, with product MIKTLTRIIAMLFGISFGYMISAQLIEFDIINVQGTSKYGFISGVSILSALLFFVISPFVSRRIIGLGRYLDKKLYYTPVQDIIAGIVGLIIGLVMATLLISPLTELPIVGPFLPFVANLTLGYLGYIIAISKWDDVLSLFGKSSKDKRAGQGVMTKILDTSVIIDGRIADICDAHFIEGKLIIPGFVLEELRHIADSSDTLKRNRGRRGLDILNRIQKEIDVPVIILENDTTGEGLEVDSRLVKLAQKLKGMVVTNDYNLNKVCELQGVPVLNINELANAVKPVVLPGEEMLVEIVKDGKEAGQGIGYLDDGTMIVVDGGKNHIGENLDVLVTSVLQTAAGRMIFAKIKTNPKAS from the coding sequence ATGATAAAAACTCTAACTAGAATTATAGCAATGCTATTTGGTATTTCATTTGGGTATATGATTTCAGCGCAGTTAATAGAATTTGATATTATTAATGTCCAGGGAACTTCTAAGTATGGTTTTATAAGTGGGGTCTCTATTTTATCAGCACTATTATTTTTTGTTATATCGCCCTTTGTGTCGAGGAGAATTATTGGACTTGGGCGGTACCTAGATAAAAAACTCTACTATACACCGGTGCAAGATATTATAGCTGGAATTGTCGGTCTTATTATAGGGTTAGTTATGGCTACCCTGCTTATATCTCCTTTAACGGAGCTTCCCATCGTAGGTCCCTTTTTGCCTTTTGTGGCAAATCTGACCTTAGGCTATCTAGGGTATATAATAGCAATAAGTAAATGGGATGACGTACTAAGTTTATTTGGTAAATCCTCAAAAGATAAAAGAGCTGGCCAAGGAGTAATGACAAAGATTTTAGATACAAGCGTTATCATCGATGGAAGAATTGCAGATATTTGCGATGCCCACTTTATCGAGGGAAAACTTATAATCCCCGGGTTTGTACTAGAAGAGCTACGACATATAGCTGACTCGTCTGACACCCTAAAAAGAAACAGAGGAAGAAGAGGGTTAGATATATTAAATAGGATTCAAAAAGAGATTGATGTACCGGTGATTATATTGGAAAATGATACCACAGGAGAAGGGCTAGAAGTAGACAGTAGGCTTGTCAAGCTTGCCCAAAAGTTAAAGGGTATGGTAGTTACTAATGACTATAATTTAAACAAAGTCTGTGAGCTCCAGGGTGTCCCAGTACTAAATATTAACGAGTTAGCCAATGCTGTAAAACCTGTGGTGTTACCTGGAGAGGAAATGCTAGTAGAAATTGTAAAAGATGGAAAAGAAGCAGGTCAGGGCATAGGATACTTAGATGATGGCACCATGATCGTTGTTGATGGTGGGAAAAATCATATAGGTGAGAACTTAGATGTTTTAGTTACAAGCGTTTTGCAAACTGCTGCAGGCAGGATGATATTTGCAAAAATAAAAACAAATCCAAAAGCAAGTTAA
- the cysE gene encoding serine O-acetyltransferase — MFHGIKSDVKAVFDNDPAAKSILEVLFCYPGLHCIMIHRLSHRLYKSKMVFLSRLISQFARWLTGIEIHPGAQIGRRVFIDHGMGVVIGETAEIEDGVVIYQGVTLGGTGKDKGKRHPTIGSNCIIGAGAKVLGPFKVGDNSKIGAGSVVLKEVPPDSTVVGVPGQIVQGGKRKKDCLDHGNLPDPVMAVTKCLEKRLKDIESKVEALKEDKADDN, encoded by the coding sequence ATGTTTCACGGAATCAAATCAGATGTTAAAGCAGTTTTTGATAACGACCCAGCAGCTAAAAGCATTTTAGAAGTACTTTTTTGTTACCCAGGATTGCATTGTATTATGATTCATCGCTTATCCCATCGGCTATATAAATCAAAAATGGTATTTCTGTCTAGGTTAATTTCTCAATTTGCTAGATGGCTAACAGGCATCGAAATACATCCAGGCGCGCAAATAGGCCGACGTGTTTTTATAGACCATGGCATGGGCGTAGTTATTGGGGAAACTGCTGAGATTGAAGATGGTGTAGTGATTTATCAAGGAGTAACTTTAGGTGGGACTGGTAAGGACAAGGGGAAAAGACATCCCACTATAGGTTCAAATTGTATAATCGGCGCTGGCGCTAAGGTGCTTGGTCCGTTTAAGGTTGGGGATAACTCTAAAATTGGCGCGGGGTCCGTTGTGCTAAAAGAAGTGCCCCCTGACTCAACTGTGGTCGGAGTTCCTGGACAAATAGTTCAGGGGGGAAAAAGAAAAAAAGACTGCTTAGATCATGGAAACTTGCCAGACCCTGTAATGGCAGTTACAAAATGCCTAGAAAAACGGCTTAAAGATATTGAAAGTAAGGTCGAAGCTTTAAAGGAGGATAAAGCAGATGACAATTAA
- the thyX gene encoding FAD-dependent thymidylate synthase encodes MEVKLLSHTPNTQQLVATAARLCYSADDIDDILKKMEDEKGKKLINKLIKLGHQSPFEHISFTFGISGVSRSLTHQLVRHRIASYSQKSQRYVAESKFDYITPPSIQKNEEAAKKYGQLMEKIANCYEELSEIAPKEDARYVLPNSCETKIVATFNARSLFNFFNHRMCTRAQWEIRLLSEKIYEIVNEIAPEIFSHFGASCDSLGYCPEGSMCCGKAPTLEEKRRQK; translated from the coding sequence ATGGAGGTAAAATTATTAAGCCACACCCCTAATACCCAGCAGCTTGTAGCTACAGCCGCTAGGCTATGTTATTCAGCTGATGACATCGATGATATTCTAAAAAAGATGGAGGATGAAAAAGGGAAAAAACTTATTAACAAGCTGATTAAGCTAGGGCACCAATCACCTTTTGAGCACATTTCCTTCACCTTTGGGATTAGTGGTGTAAGTAGATCATTAACTCATCAGCTAGTTAGGCATAGAATAGCTAGTTATTCTCAAAAATCGCAACGTTACGTTGCAGAAAGCAAATTTGATTACATAACTCCCCCATCGATACAAAAGAATGAAGAGGCAGCAAAAAAGTATGGGCAGTTGATGGAGAAAATAGCAAATTGCTATGAAGAACTTTCTGAAATAGCGCCTAAAGAGGATGCTAGATATGTGCTCCCCAATAGTTGTGAAACTAAAATTGTAGCTACCTTTAACGCAAGATCTCTTTTTAACTTTTTTAATCATAGAATGTGCACCAGAGCCCAGTGGGAAATACGCTTGCTAAGCGAGAAAATTTATGAGATCGTAAATGAGATAGCGCCGGAGATATTTAGTCATTTTGGGGCTAGCTGTGATTCCTTAGGTTACTGCCCTGAAGGATCAATGTGTTGCGGAAAAGCGCCTACCTTAGAGGAAAAGAGGCGACAAAAATGA
- the cysS gene encoding cysteine--tRNA ligase — protein sequence MKLFNTATQTYESLSPVNEGKVNMYVCGPTVYNYFHIGNARVFVFFDVARRYLEKRGYAVNYVQNFTDIDDKLIEKANAIGTTVKQLSEEMIEAYYEDARALGVKDADFHPKATEHIKEMIDAISKLIQKDLAYETEKDVYFNTDNFSDYGKLSGQDISNLQSGSRIDVDPHKKNPLDFVLWKKAKPGEPSWDSPWGKGRPGWHIECTAMSRKYLGDTLDIHAGGEDLAFPHHENEVAQSEGLTGKPFTKHWLHARFLQIDSKKMGKSLGNQLMVRDLLKKHPPLALRFFLLSAHYRNPLNYTEKLLQSAKSSVNRLNTAYQNLQHAQAQTKLENKVESLDILEEYRKKFYKAMDNDFNTADAISVLFEVVKEANNLLASPKKNGASIAAFKETIDEFDDILGLIERTEEKILDEEIEEKIQQRQQARAARDFATADRIRDELLEKGIALEDTPDGVRWKYIE from the coding sequence ATTAAATTATTTAACACAGCAACGCAAACCTATGAGAGTTTATCTCCGGTTAATGAAGGTAAAGTAAATATGTATGTATGTGGCCCTACAGTTTACAATTATTTTCATATAGGCAATGCACGAGTTTTTGTTTTTTTCGATGTGGCTAGAAGGTATTTAGAAAAAAGGGGATACGCAGTTAACTACGTTCAAAACTTTACAGACATTGACGATAAGCTTATTGAAAAAGCCAACGCAATCGGAACAACTGTTAAACAGCTATCAGAGGAAATGATAGAGGCCTATTACGAAGATGCTAGGGCCTTAGGGGTTAAGGATGCAGATTTTCATCCAAAGGCTACAGAACATATAAAAGAAATGATTGATGCCATTTCAAAACTTATTCAAAAAGACTTAGCCTATGAGACAGAAAAAGATGTTTACTTTAACACAGACAACTTTTCTGACTATGGAAAGTTGTCGGGGCAGGACATATCAAATCTTCAGTCAGGGAGCAGAATAGATGTAGACCCACATAAAAAAAACCCATTAGACTTTGTGCTTTGGAAAAAAGCTAAACCAGGTGAACCTAGCTGGGACAGTCCATGGGGTAAGGGAAGGCCAGGATGGCATATTGAATGTACAGCAATGTCTAGAAAGTACCTCGGAGATACATTAGATATTCATGCCGGCGGAGAAGACCTAGCTTTTCCACACCATGAAAATGAGGTTGCCCAAAGTGAAGGGTTGACGGGCAAACCATTTACGAAGCACTGGCTGCATGCTAGGTTTTTACAAATCGACAGCAAAAAAATGGGCAAATCTTTAGGCAATCAGTTAATGGTAAGGGATCTTTTAAAAAAACATCCACCACTAGCTTTGCGGTTCTTTTTGCTATCCGCCCATTATAGAAACCCTTTAAACTACACAGAAAAACTTCTGCAATCCGCAAAAAGTAGTGTAAATAGGCTAAACACTGCTTACCAAAACTTACAACATGCCCAAGCTCAGACTAAGCTTGAAAATAAAGTGGAAAGTCTCGATATATTGGAAGAGTATAGAAAGAAGTTTTACAAGGCTATGGACAACGACTTTAATACAGCTGATGCTATAAGTGTTTTGTTCGAGGTGGTAAAAGAAGCAAACAACCTTCTAGCTTCGCCTAAGAAAAATGGTGCATCAATAGCTGCCTTTAAAGAGACTATAGACGAATTTGATGATATTTTAGGCCTGATAGAAAGGACCGAAGAAAAAATATTAGATGAAGAAATTGAAGAAAAAATACAACAAAGACAACAAGCCCGGGCCGCTAGGGACTTTGCTACAGCTGACAGAATTAGAGATGAGCTACTAGAAAAAGGGATAGCCCTTGAAGATACACCTGATGGCGTGAGGTGGAAATATATTGAATAA
- the rpmG gene encoding 50S ribosomal protein L33: MREIITLACTECKQRNYTTTKNKKNQPDRIELKKYCRFCKTHTNHKETK, from the coding sequence ATGAGGGAAATAATCACACTGGCATGTACAGAGTGTAAACAGCGGAACTATACTACTACTAAAAACAAGAAAAACCAACCAGATAGAATAGAACTTAAAAAGTACTGTCGTTTCTGCAAAACTCACACTAATCATAAAGAGACCAAATAA
- the sigH gene encoding RNA polymerase sporulation sigma factor SigH encodes MALTADQSHNSEELNDEKLAILACQGDEIATEILINKYKNFVRSKARSYFLIGADREDIIQEGMIGLYKAIRDFKGDKLTSFKSFAELCVTRQIITAIKTATRQKHIPLNSYVSLNKPIFDEESDRTLLDIISGIKITDPEELMISQEEYSDIEKKMAEILSGLERKVLMLYLEGKSYQEIAEELKRHVKSIDNALQRVKRKLERYLEIREF; translated from the coding sequence TTGGCTTTGACAGCGGATCAATCCCATAATTCAGAAGAATTGAACGATGAAAAGTTAGCTATACTCGCCTGTCAAGGGGACGAAATAGCTACTGAGATACTGATTAACAAATATAAAAATTTTGTTAGATCAAAAGCACGCTCGTATTTTTTGATAGGGGCTGACCGAGAAGACATCATCCAAGAGGGCATGATTGGGTTGTACAAAGCTATAAGAGATTTTAAGGGAGATAAGTTAACTTCTTTTAAATCCTTTGCAGAACTTTGTGTAACAAGGCAGATTATTACTGCGATAAAAACTGCAACAAGACAAAAGCATATTCCTTTAAATTCATATGTGTCCTTAAACAAACCTATTTTTGATGAAGAATCAGACAGGACATTACTAGATATAATTTCAGGTATTAAAATTACCGATCCAGAAGAACTTATGATTAGCCAAGAGGAATATAGCGATATCGAAAAGAAGATGGCTGAGATTTTAAGTGGCTTAGAAAGAAAAGTTTTAATGCTTTATTTAGAAGGAAAGTCTTATCAAGAAATAGCGGAAGAACTCAAAAGGCACGTAAAATCAATTGACAATGCACTGCAAAGGGTTAAACGAAAGCTAGAAAGATACCTTGAAATAAGGGAGTTTTAA
- a CDS encoding DUF1573 domain-containing protein, translating into MNENKELDCHKFQTKVNDLLIRHRSILDILTKYQESNSRVNRSVAKTVTNCGCLEVTATKKEIPQEARLDELKNYTETHVEGGLCDNCREIVEMELGNNLFYVAALCNILGLDLQEVLEQEYKKIATLGRFNLS; encoded by the coding sequence ATGAATGAAAACAAAGAATTAGATTGCCATAAATTTCAAACTAAAGTTAATGACCTACTTATCAGGCACAGGAGTATATTAGATATATTAACTAAGTATCAAGAGTCTAATAGCAGAGTAAATCGTTCTGTGGCCAAGACCGTTACAAACTGCGGTTGCTTAGAAGTTACAGCCACAAAAAAAGAAATACCCCAAGAGGCACGCTTAGATGAATTAAAAAATTACACTGAAACTCATGTTGAAGGTGGTTTATGCGATAACTGTCGAGAGATAGTGGAAATGGAGTTAGGTAATAACCTGTTTTACGTTGCCGCTCTTTGCAACATCCTAGGTTTAGATTTGCAAGAGGTCTTAGAGCAAGAATATAAAAAAATAGCCACTTTAGGTCGTTTTAATTTAAGTTAG
- a CDS encoding CarD family transcriptional regulator → MFSIGDKIVYPMHGAGTIENIEERKILDKVEKYYELKIPIGSITAFVPISRVEKLGIRKVVDVGELKKVFEILNKDQGAMSSNWNRRYRQNLDKLKTGDIFQVAEVVKDLTIRDTTKGLSSGEKRMLEKSRQILVSEIVLAKNICEEEADNLLQEGCGI, encoded by the coding sequence ATGTTTAGCATTGGAGATAAGATAGTTTACCCTATGCATGGAGCAGGGACTATTGAGAATATCGAGGAAAGAAAGATTTTAGACAAGGTAGAAAAATATTATGAGCTAAAGATACCAATTGGATCTATTACAGCGTTTGTACCTATATCTAGAGTTGAAAAATTAGGTATTCGTAAAGTTGTGGACGTAGGGGAGCTGAAGAAGGTTTTTGAGATTTTAAATAAAGATCAAGGAGCCATGTCTTCAAACTGGAATAGACGGTATAGACAGAATCTCGACAAGCTAAAGACAGGTGACATATTTCAGGTGGCAGAAGTAGTAAAAGATTTAACAATTAGGGATACAACTAAAGGACTGTCTTCAGGAGAAAAAAGAATGCTTGAGAAATCACGACAAATACTGGTCAGTGAAATAGTCCTTGCTAAAAACATTTGTGAAGAAGAAGCGGATAACTTGTTACAAGAAGGGTGTGGGATATAA
- a CDS encoding NYN domain-containing protein, whose protein sequence is MKGRKETVVIDGYNLIYYWYNKQLKEVSLEELRKELVEKLQEFQNYSGVKVILVFDAYKVRGMVKEENFDGLEVWFTKEGETADTLIEKMVYNLKQKRKRVTVVTSDYAQQQFVLGKGAIRKSSREFINDLLGVKAKIRNTITKNAEKVGNTIGGHLSPEKVKLLEKKFKNEKT, encoded by the coding sequence ATGAAGGGTCGTAAAGAAACTGTAGTTATAGACGGGTACAACCTAATTTATTACTGGTATAACAAACAGTTAAAAGAAGTATCGCTAGAAGAGCTTCGAAAAGAGCTTGTGGAGAAGTTGCAGGAATTTCAAAACTATAGTGGGGTAAAAGTGATTTTAGTTTTCGACGCTTATAAAGTGCGGGGAATGGTAAAAGAGGAGAATTTTGACGGTCTAGAAGTTTGGTTTACAAAAGAAGGTGAAACAGCTGACACTTTGATTGAAAAGATGGTCTATAACTTAAAACAAAAAAGAAAAAGAGTAACTGTCGTCACATCTGACTATGCACAACAGCAGTTTGTCTTAGGAAAAGGTGCCATTCGTAAATCCTCGAGGGAGTTTATAAACGATCTTTTAGGAGTAAAAGCCAAAATCAGAAATACCATAACAAAAAATGCTGAGAAGGTGGGAAATACCATAGGAGGCCACTTAAGCCCAGAAAAGGTCAAACTATTAGAAAAAAAGTTTAAAAATGAAAAAACTTGA
- the ispD gene encoding 2-C-methyl-D-erythritol 4-phosphate cytidylyltransferase, giving the protein MGNIALIAAAGSGSRMKMSTKKQYLEIAGQPMLARTVLLFQKNKKIDDIYIITPPEDISLCQKVVSQWCGQRKIKGIISGGKTRFESVYNGITQIKLEEKDKVLIHDGARPFVSQSLIDAIVDKLYQQDVCGVIPGISVKDTIKKVNGDNIVGTPPRDQLIAAQTPQGFCAQTLKDLYIKADKDNLQGLTDDSSLLEHYKYPVYYIIGEEKNFKVTTPQDLQIAQLQVKEGTK; this is encoded by the coding sequence ATGGGGAATATTGCACTTATAGCCGCTGCTGGTTCAGGCAGCAGAATGAAGATGAGTACTAAAAAACAATATTTAGAAATAGCGGGTCAACCTATGTTGGCCCGTACTGTTTTGTTATTTCAAAAAAATAAGAAAATAGATGATATATATATTATCACTCCACCTGAAGATATATCTTTATGCCAAAAAGTTGTATCTCAATGGTGTGGTCAAAGAAAAATTAAAGGTATAATATCAGGTGGGAAAACAAGATTTGAATCAGTGTATAATGGTATCACTCAAATTAAATTAGAGGAAAAAGATAAGGTCTTAATTCATGATGGAGCTAGACCTTTTGTTTCTCAAAGCCTTATTGATGCTATAGTTGACAAACTATATCAGCAGGATGTATGTGGTGTGATACCAGGTATTTCAGTTAAAGACACAATTAAAAAAGTTAACGGCGACAACATAGTGGGGACTCCACCTAGAGACCAGCTAATAGCAGCACAAACCCCTCAAGGGTTTTGTGCTCAGACTTTAAAAGACCTATACATAAAAGCAGATAAAGATAACTTGCAAGGCCTGACAGACGATAGCTCTCTATTAGAGCACTACAAATACCCTGTTTACTATATCATAGGAGAAGAGAAAAATTTTAAAGTAACAACACCACAAGATCTACAGATAGCCCAGCTACAGGTTAAGGAGGGGACTAAGTGA
- the rlmB gene encoding 23S rRNA (guanosine(2251)-2'-O)-methyltransferase RlmB, with translation MSDFVFGKNSVKELLQTDRSINKLFLVKGFKDDELIKLAKSKRLIIKTVDKKKLDSMTGGKNHQGIIASVSPKDYADIEQILQNGEEGRRFIIVLDSLEDPHNLGAILRVADGAKVDGVVIPKNRAVPLTSTVAKVAAGAMETVPVAQVTNLSRSIEELKDKGFWVTGADPKGQPFYKSDLKGNVCLVIGGEGKGITRLVKEKCDFLASIPLSGKVTSLNAATATAILSYEVVRQRANEGS, from the coding sequence ATGAGTGACTTTGTATTTGGAAAAAACTCCGTAAAAGAGTTGCTACAGACTGACAGAAGTATCAATAAACTATTTTTGGTCAAAGGTTTTAAAGATGATGAGCTCATTAAACTGGCTAAAAGTAAAAGACTCATCATAAAAACCGTAGACAAAAAAAAGTTAGACAGTATGACGGGTGGAAAAAACCATCAGGGCATCATAGCGTCAGTTAGCCCTAAGGATTATGCAGATATAGAGCAAATCCTGCAAAATGGAGAAGAGGGAAGAAGGTTTATTATCGTCTTAGACTCTCTTGAAGATCCTCATAATTTAGGGGCGATACTAAGAGTCGCTGATGGCGCAAAGGTAGATGGCGTTGTTATTCCTAAAAATAGAGCGGTGCCTTTAACTTCCACCGTAGCAAAAGTTGCAGCTGGAGCTATGGAAACTGTTCCCGTTGCTCAGGTAACAAACCTAAGTAGATCGATAGAAGAATTAAAAGATAAAGGTTTTTGGGTTACAGGCGCAGACCCTAAAGGACAGCCTTTTTATAAATCCGACTTAAAAGGAAATGTATGCCTAGTAATCGGAGGCGAAGGGAAGGGGATCACCCGACTAGTCAAAGAAAAATGCGATTTTCTAGCATCCATTCCATTAAGCGGAAAAGTTACCTCTTTAAACGCCGCAACTGCAACAGCGATTTTATCATATGAAGTGGTTAGACAGAGGGCAAATGAAGGGTCGTAA
- the ispF gene encoding 2-C-methyl-D-erythritol 2,4-cyclodiphosphate synthase, giving the protein MKIGIGYDVHKLVNDRKLIVGGVDIPFEKGLAGHSDSDVLIHAIMDSILGPLGLGDIGTLFPDTDQKFKDIDSMVLLKEVKNKLKERSIKIGNIDCVIMAQRPKMAPHIKKMRMNIANVLCIDESQITIKATTTEGLGFIGREEGIAAQAVSLFYCQNNAELV; this is encoded by the coding sequence GTGAAAATTGGAATAGGATACGATGTACACAAGTTAGTAAATGATAGAAAGTTAATAGTCGGGGGTGTAGACATACCCTTTGAAAAGGGGTTAGCGGGGCATTCTGATTCAGATGTACTTATCCATGCCATAATGGATAGTATTTTGGGGCCGTTAGGTCTTGGTGATATAGGCACGCTTTTTCCCGATACCGATCAGAAATTTAAGGATATAGATAGTATGGTATTGCTAAAAGAGGTAAAAAATAAGCTTAAAGAGCGTTCGATAAAAATAGGAAATATAGACTGTGTAATAATGGCTCAAAGACCCAAGATGGCACCCCATATTAAAAAAATGCGAATGAATATAGCCAATGTCTTATGTATTGATGAGTCTCAAATAACTATCAAAGCCACAACAACAGAAGGTCTAGGCTTTATTGGCAGAGAAGAGGGCATAGCTGCCCAAGCTGTTTCGTTATTTTATTGTCAAAACAATGCAGAATTGGTATAA
- the secE gene encoding preprotein translocase subunit SecE: MGMIQKSKSFFKGVKTELKKVQWPNRKELTTYTIVVISTVLVVAAVIALMDTIYGSIIGLIAG; encoded by the coding sequence ATGGGTATGATTCAAAAAAGCAAGTCTTTTTTTAAGGGAGTAAAAACCGAACTTAAAAAAGTACAATGGCCAAACCGCAAGGAACTTACCACGTATACTATCGTCGTTATTTCTACAGTCCTTGTAGTTGCGGCTGTTATTGCGCTAATGGACACCATATATGGTTCCATAATTGGGTTAATAGCTGGTTAA
- the nusG gene encoding transcription termination/antitermination protein NusG: MEKRWYVVHTYSGYENKVKANLEKRVASMEMEDKIFSVLVPMEEQQETKNGKRKTTMKKVFPAYVLVEMILSDDSWYVVRNTPGVTGFVGSGTKPIPLEDEEITHIMKKMGMEAPKVKVDFEVNEQVKVKTGPFAGFEGAIEEINVEKERLKVIVSMFGRDTPIELEFGQVEKL; encoded by the coding sequence ATGGAGAAAAGATGGTATGTTGTACATACCTATTCAGGGTATGAAAACAAAGTGAAAGCCAACCTAGAAAAACGTGTTGCGTCCATGGAAATGGAAGATAAGATTTTTTCTGTACTAGTACCTATGGAGGAGCAACAAGAAACCAAAAATGGCAAACGCAAAACAACCATGAAAAAGGTTTTTCCGGCCTACGTGCTTGTGGAAATGATCTTGTCTGATGACTCATGGTATGTTGTGCGTAACACTCCAGGTGTTACAGGTTTTGTAGGTTCTGGCACCAAGCCTATTCCTTTAGAGGACGAAGAAATTACCCACATCATGAAAAAAATGGGTATGGAAGCTCCTAAGGTTAAGGTTGACTTTGAAGTCAATGAGCAGGTAAAGGTTAAAACTGGACCGTTTGCTGGCTTTGAAGGGGCAATAGAAGAGATCAACGTTGAAAAAGAAAGACTGAAAGTTATAGTTTCGATGTTTGGTAGAGATACACCCATCGAGCTTGAATTTGGACAAGTGGAAAAGCTATAA